Proteins from one Chloroflexota bacterium genomic window:
- a CDS encoding arsenic transporter has translation MQLLLGGTIFGATLLGVMVRPRNISEAWVALLGAVAMLLVGILPLKAILPTLVREWNVYGFFVGLMLIAFFAEQAGVFQALALQAARWANGSAQRLYLAVFLVGTLITAVLSNDATALILTPVVWTLASRLRLPALPFMFACTFIADTASTLLPVSNPINILVLTRFNRELLEYWAYLLVPSLVCIGWNIGLFAWLFRRDLQGSYDLALLDDLTIANPRLYRATLFGLASIAVAYVAGSLWHVPLAFVALAGAALLAAISWWNGTFKPKQALHELSPALFGFISGMFLVVRAIEQLGWTERFGASLLQGSGASLGNIARVIFGSALGSNMINNVPMTLVMTSTLEHLPSTPEPALIYATIFGADLGPNLTIVGSLATMLWLVILRRKGLEISAKQYFKLGLLFVLPSLLIGTFWMWLMA, from the coding sequence ATGCAACTGCTACTTGGTGGAACAATTTTTGGGGCCACGCTCTTGGGCGTGATGGTTCGTCCGCGCAATATTTCGGAAGCTTGGGTCGCGTTACTTGGCGCAGTTGCCATGTTATTGGTCGGGATTTTGCCACTGAAGGCAATTTTGCCGACGCTTGTCCGCGAATGGAATGTGTATGGTTTTTTTGTGGGCTTGATGCTGATTGCCTTTTTTGCCGAGCAAGCTGGGGTGTTTCAAGCCTTGGCGTTACAGGCGGCGCGTTGGGCCAATGGCTCAGCACAGCGTTTATATTTGGCAGTATTTTTGGTGGGCACGCTGATTACGGCGGTGCTCTCCAATGATGCGACAGCCTTGATTTTAACCCCAGTGGTTTGGACTTTGGCCAGCCGTTTACGCTTGCCAGCTTTGCCATTTATGTTTGCTTGTACCTTTATTGCCGATACTGCCTCGACTTTGCTGCCCGTTTCCAACCCGATTAATATTTTGGTGCTAACCCGCTTTAATCGTGAGTTGCTAGAATATTGGGCCTATTTGTTGGTGCCATCGCTGGTGTGTATTGGCTGGAATATTGGGCTATTTGCCTGGTTGTTTCGGCGCGATTTGCAGGGCAGCTATGATTTGGCGCTGCTTGATGATTTAACTATCGCCAACCCACGCCTTTATCGGGCAACCCTTTTTGGCTTGGCAAGCATCGCTGTGGCCTATGTGGCTGGCTCGTTGTGGCATGTGCCATTGGCCTTTGTGGCTTTGGCTGGGGCCGCTCTCTTAGCGGCAATTAGTTGGTGGAACGGCACGTTTAAACCCAAACAAGCCTTACATGAATTATCACCAGCATTGTTTGGCTTTATTAGCGGCATGTTTTTGGTTGTACGGGCGATTGAGCAATTAGGCTGGACTGAACGCTTTGGCGCGAGTTTGTTACAGGGCAGCGGCGCGAGTTTGGGCAATATTGCGCGGGTGATTTTCGGTAGTGCGCTTGGCTCGAATATGATCAACAATGTGCCAATGACCTTGGTGATGACCTCGACCCTTGAACATTTGCCCAGCACGCCCGAGCCTGCTTTGATTTATGCCACCATTTTTGGGGCTGACCTTGGGCCAAATTTAACGATTGTTGGCTCGTTGGCTACCATGCTGTGGTTGGTGATTTTACGGCGCAAGGGTCTGGAAATTAGTGCCAAACAATACTTTAAATTGGGCTTGCTGTTTGTGCTACCATCCTTATTAATTGGTACATTTTGGATGTGGCTGATGGCATGA
- a CDS encoding alpha/beta hydrolase: protein MSAIFIENRVVHYEVFGRGQPIIFLHSWLGSWRYWVPSMEMVSDRFRAYALDFWGFGDSDRSIGTYNIDAYVEQLLAFMRELGMVRTNLVGHGLGGMVAIRAAAQAPNSFIKVITSNMPVYGEPLSTLVKPSTLSRLMGKSNPNETWSKLLKNIKIDDDTYREVLEDTNATSGDVIQRVFDSVLAADLRSTLETLKTPTLGIYSGNDQIVARDHAQLFETAAIEHQVLTMENSTHFPFLDINSQFNRLILDFFTSRGANTVQIKEEWRRRISQFEYL from the coding sequence ATGAGTGCAATTTTTATCGAAAATCGGGTCGTGCATTACGAGGTTTTTGGCCGTGGTCAGCCAATTATCTTCTTGCATAGTTGGCTTGGCTCTTGGCGCTATTGGGTTCCATCGATGGAGATGGTCTCCGATCGCTTTCGGGCCTATGCTCTCGATTTTTGGGGTTTTGGCGATTCGGATCGATCGATCGGTACCTACAATATCGATGCCTATGTTGAGCAACTTTTAGCCTTTATGCGCGAATTGGGGATGGTTCGCACCAACCTGGTTGGCCATGGCCTTGGCGGCATGGTGGCAATTCGGGCGGCGGCGCAAGCTCCCAATAGTTTTATCAAAGTGATCACCTCGAACATGCCCGTGTATGGCGAGCCGTTGAGCACCTTGGTGAAGCCCAGCACGCTTTCGCGCTTGATGGGCAAATCGAACCCCAATGAAACGTGGAGCAAGCTGCTCAAAAATATCAAAATCGATGATGACACCTATCGCGAAGTGCTGGAAGATACCAACGCTACTTCGGGCGATGTGATTCAGCGGGTGTTTGATTCGGTGCTAGCAGCTGACTTGCGCTCGACCCTTGAAACACTCAAAACCCCAACTTTGGGCATTTATAGTGGCAATGATCAAATTGTTGCCCGCGATCATGCTCAATTGTTTGAAACTGCGGCGATTGAACACCAAGTGCTGACAATGGAAAATAGTACCCACTTTCCATTCTTGGATATTAATTCGCAGTTCAACCGCTTGATTCTCGATTTCTTTACCAGTCGTGGCGCAAACACTGTCCAAATTAAGGAAGAGTGGCGGCGACGGATTAGCCAATTCGAGTATTTGTAG
- a CDS encoding response regulator, with the protein MGMIKILVADDEPDVLFMTSFSLRSLGGFEVIEAHNGAEAVELALQVTPELLVLDIKMPRMTGYEACRELRKYPQFASTPIILLSAKGQKTEIEEGWESGATEYMLKPYAPATLIGRVRELLSTRA; encoded by the coding sequence ATGGGCATGATCAAAATTCTCGTTGCAGACGATGAGCCAGATGTGCTGTTTATGACCAGCTTCAGCCTGCGGAGCCTTGGCGGGTTTGAGGTGATCGAAGCACATAATGGAGCAGAAGCGGTTGAACTAGCCCTTCAGGTTACTCCAGAGTTGCTGGTTCTTGATATTAAAATGCCACGGATGACTGGCTACGAAGCATGTCGTGAGTTGCGCAAGTATCCACAATTTGCTTCGACACCAATTATTTTGCTATCGGCTAAAGGGCAAAAAACCGAAATTGAGGAAGGCTGGGAATCAGGCGCGACTGAGTATATGCTCAAGCCCTATGCCCCAGCAACACTCATTGGTCGGGTGCGCGAATTGTTGAGTACGCGGGCATGA